DNA sequence from the Clostridiales bacterium genome:
GTCGAACTTGACGATTTTCAGTCCCGAGCCTGTTACTATAAGCCGACCCATGCACGTGGTGAGCGCGATTTCGGTCTCGCTCGCGCCGTCGACCTTGGCTACGCCCGTCATCGACGCTTTCTTGCGGTCGGTCATGTTGACCGCGTGCGAAGTGAATTTTGTTTGCGGTGCTTGCGCTTGTGTTTGTGGTTTCATGTAATTACAGTATGCGCACGGGGTGTTGGATATGATATTTTTTCTTCCGTATTGTTCAGAAGGGAAACGTTAAGAGCCCTGTCATTTCGAGCTTGCGAGAAATCTCCCCGCGGATAACGATTATACAATAGTGATATCGAAAGTAAAAGCCTATTTATAATACTCGTCAAGTAGGTTACTGAAATTGGGGTTTGTCGATTTA
Encoded proteins:
- a CDS encoding sporulation protein YabP, whose protein sequence is MKPQTQAQAPQTKFTSHAVNMTDRKKASMTGVAKVDGASETEIALTTCMGRLIVTGSGLKIVKFDEQDGNLVITGNIDALKYAQTKPPLLKRIFK